A window from Hemicordylus capensis ecotype Gifberg chromosome 2, rHemCap1.1.pri, whole genome shotgun sequence encodes these proteins:
- the LOC128347425 gene encoding uncharacterized protein LOC128347425 isoform X3, whose translation MKTEAKEKRRNGPSASQHGDLHEITMERGKEEIAERSLCPVYENTMMQHSLKKKKESGAAGRKRRKLEAENAKKSSEFFMPVSETCRTRSSTRSMESPVPATILLETEGGSSTNASQTEEEEEVKLVKIEYDAIKSEAATENVDMTGREGGGDVEFIDEILSVKIEPDDTEPSELDGVKELQTVIPEVIEQHDIGLLKFNKYTGEAILTDALRTEIIKLGSKYFQNSEGPFLPTNNRSMNKTWFKRKLGNGHGEEMTRTWLVYSPSKRSAFCICCLLYSQSDHQSSLEQESGFNHWKAPERLNSHENARNHRECFTKWKEMERNLVGNGGVIDTVHESQIVKEKQKWRDILTRILHCIQFLATQNLALRGHKESLQLEDDDSSVGHFLGLLKLLAVFDPVMKEHLAHVESHPGSTSYLSPVVQNKFIHLMASTVRQSLLRSIRKAKYYGLMLDSTPDQAHCEQMSEVVRYVEVDFERKTVRVKESFLGFIQVSQKDAESLVEDILKQLEKDKMELQDCRSQCYDNAAVMAGHSSGVYQSLSEKNNLAVFVNCDNHSLNLVGVHAAKQDTMMVIFFGTIEALYMFFSRSTQRWEKLKNAVPVVKSESETRWSARTDAVKPVIVYLEEILQVLQDMIDNENETSETRSDARLLYNSMLSYDFLTLLGFWNKVLIRIDRIQKRLQDPSMNFHNTALYLKVLRDHFDDEREVLVSESLEEGLGLYQEWNIAVEGRQRRKKRMAGENSRDAGLTAKEEMERVMKGTLDRFHREMDERLARLHDTDARFGFLLDIEGLCYGADRNDLKKKCENFGELYSSDVDGQQLYEEILACRMLLSRLTNMKISRPEELLEFIVQYGDESIFPNLRIAMQIMLTIAVSITSCERPFSKLKRILSYLKPTMGQDRLCDLALLSVEREETEKTDFDHIIDQFASVKGRKVQL comes from the exons ATGAAAACTGAagcaaaagagaagaggaggaatggaCCTTCTGCTTCTCAGCATGGTGACCTCCATGAAATCACAATGGAGCGGGGGAAGGAGGAAATAGCAGAGAGAAGTCTGTGCCCTGTGTATGAG AATACCATGATGCAACATTCCctcaagaagaagaaggaaagtgGAGCTGCAGGACGGAAGAGACGAAAGTTGGAGGCGGAGAACGCCAAGAAGTCGAGTGAGTTCTTCATGCCCGTCTCTGAAACGTGCAGAACAAGAAGTTCGACACGTTCCATGGAGTCGCCTGTACCTGCTACAATTTTGTTAGAAACCGAAGGTGGATCAAGTACAAATGCGTCacaaactgaggaggaggaggaggtcaagtTAGTTAAAATCGAGTATGACGCGATTAAGAGTGAGGCTGCCACAGAGAACGTAGACATGACAGGAAGGGAAGGTGGTGGTGATGTTGAGTTTATTGATGAGATTTTATCTGTCAAGATTGAACCTGACGACACTGAACCTAGTGAACTGGATGGTGTCAAAGAGCTTCAGACTGTCATACCAGAAGTGATTGAACAACATGACATTGGACTTCTGAAGTTCAACAAGTATACTGGAGAAGCAATTCTGACTGACGCATTGAgaacagaaataataaagctgGGTTCTAAGTATTTCCAGAACAGTGAGGGGCCTTTCCTACCAACAAATAACCGCTCAATGAACAAAACTTGGTTCAAGAGGAAATTGGGAAATGGTCATGGTGAGGAAATGACTCGCACATGGCTGGTCTATTCCCCTTCTAAAAGGTCTGCATTTTGTATCTGTTGTCTTCTCTATTCCCAGTCAGACCATCAATCCTCATTGGAGCAGGAAAGTGGATTCAACCACTGGAAAGCACCTGAAAGGCTTAATTCTCATGAAAATGCCAGGAATCATCGGGAGTGCTTCACAaagtggaaagaaatggaaagaaatttAGTTGGAAACGGAGGAGTTATTGACACCGTACATGAGTCACAGATTGTGAAGGAAAAGCAGAAGTGGCGGGATATCTTGACGAGAATCCTTCACTGCATACAATTCCTTGCGACTCAGAACCTGGCTTTGCGAGGACACAAGGAGTCACTTCAGCTAGAAGACGATGACTCTAGTGTAGGACATTTCCTTGGCTTACTGAAACTACTGGCCGTCTTTGACCCTGTCATGAAAGAACACCTCGCTCATGTGGAAAGTCATCCTGGATCCACGTCTTATCTTTCACCGGTTGTCCAGAATAAATTCATTCACTTGATGGCATCCACTGTTCGCCAGAGTCTACTAAGAAGCATTCGTAAAGCCAAGTACTATGGTCTCATGTTAGACTCTACTCCTGATCAGGCACACTGTGAGCAGATGTCAGAAGTAGTGAGATACGTGGAAGTTGATTTTGAGAGGAAAACAGTCCGTGTTAAAGAGTCGTTCCTTGGTTTTATCCAGGTAAGCCAGAAGGATGCTGAGAGCTTGGTTGAAGACATCTTGAAACAGTTAGAGAAGGACAAAATGGAGCTACAAGATTGTCGGTCACAGTGCTATGACAACGCTGCTGTGATGGCTGGACATAGTAGTGGTGTTTATCAAAGTTTAAGTGAGAAAAACAACCTGGCAGTGTTTGTGAATTGCGACAATCACTCACTCAACTTGGTGGGTGTACATGCAGCCAAACAGGATACAATGATGGTCATATTTTTTGGAACCATTGAAGCTCTCTACATGTTTTTCTCTCGCTCAACACAGCGCTGGGAAAAACTCAAAAACGCTGTTCCTGTGGTTAAGTCGGAGTCTGAAACCAGGTGGAGTGCAAGGACCGACGCAGTGAAGCCCGTCATCGTGTACCTTGAGGAGATACTTCAAGTTCTTCAGGACATGATAGACAATGAAAACGAGACCAGTGAAACAAGAAGTGATGCAAGGTTGCTGTACAACAGCATGTTGAGTTATGATTTTCTGACTTTGTTAGGATTCTGGAACAAAGTACTCATTCGCATTGACCGTATTCAGAAGAGGCTGCAGGATCCTAGCATGAACTTCCACAATACTGCCCTGTATTTGAAAGTCCTTCGAGATCATTTTGATGATGAAAGAGAAGTGTTGGTCAGTGAATCACTCGAAGAAGGGCTTGGTCTCTATCAAGAATGGAATATTGCAGTTGAAGGACGTCAGAGACGAAAGAAACGAATGGCTGGTGAGAACTCAAGAGATGCTGGGTTAACAGCTAAGGAGGAAATGGAAAGAGTCATGAAGGGAACACTCGACCGTTTTCACAGAGAAATGGATGAAAGGCTCGCTCGTTTGCACGACACTGATGCCAGGTTTGGGTTCCTTCTTGATATCGAGGGTCTTTGTTATGGTGCCGACAGGAATGACCTAAAGAAGAAGTGCGAAAATTTTGGCGAATTGTACAGCTCTGATGTTGATGGACAACAGCTATATGAAGAAATTTTGGCTTGCAGAATGTTGCTATCAAGGCTGACTAACATGAAAATATCAAGACCTGAAGAGCTTCTCGAATTTATTGTTCAGTATGGAGATGAGAGCATCTTCCCCAATCTTCGCATTGCTATGCAGATAATGCTAACCATCGCAGTTTCCATCACCAGCTGTGAGAGACCATTCAGCAAGTTAAAACGAATACTTTCGTATTTGAAACCCACCATGGGTCAAGACAGACTCTGTGACCTTGCTCTGCTGAGTGTAGAAAGAGAAGAAACTGAAAAAACTGACTTTGACCatatcatagaccaatttgcatcagtgaaaggaaggaaggtgcagttataa
- the LOC128347425 gene encoding uncharacterized protein LOC128347425 isoform X1: protein MNWGEVKGSPRAAAGSFEVGVHFTGRKWALLDPDQRALHSKVMEEIFAVLPSLAAGILLAIHSQPPLSGGVEEASANPDQALVTFGEVAVHFTEEEWALLDPDQVALHRAVMEENFWNVATLAGDRWEREKEGKAFGRLLGGARYENREQKRMKTEAKEKRRNGPSASQHGDLHEITMERGKEEIAERSLCPVYENTMMQHSLKKKKESGAAGRKRRKLEAENAKKSSEFFMPVSETCRTRSSTRSMESPVPATILLETEGGSSTNASQTEEEEEVKLVKIEYDAIKSEAATENVDMTGREGGGDVEFIDEILSVKIEPDDTEPSELDGVKELQTVIPEVIEQHDIGLLKFNKYTGEAILTDALRTEIIKLGSKYFQNSEGPFLPTNNRSMNKTWFKRKLGNGHGEEMTRTWLVYSPSKRSAFCICCLLYSQSDHQSSLEQESGFNHWKAPERLNSHENARNHRECFTKWKEMERNLVGNGGVIDTVHESQIVKEKQKWRDILTRILHCIQFLATQNLALRGHKESLQLEDDDSSVGHFLGLLKLLAVFDPVMKEHLAHVESHPGSTSYLSPVVQNKFIHLMASTVRQSLLRSIRKAKYYGLMLDSTPDQAHCEQMSEVVRYVEVDFERKTVRVKESFLGFIQVSQKDAESLVEDILKQLEKDKMELQDCRSQCYDNAAVMAGHSSGVYQSLSEKNNLAVFVNCDNHSLNLVGVHAAKQDTMMVIFFGTIEALYMFFSRSTQRWEKLKNAVPVVKSESETRWSARTDAVKPVIVYLEEILQVLQDMIDNENETSETRSDARLLYNSMLSYDFLTLLGFWNKVLIRIDRIQKRLQDPSMNFHNTALYLKVLRDHFDDEREVLVSESLEEGLGLYQEWNIAVEGRQRRKKRMAGENSRDAGLTAKEEMERVMKGTLDRFHREMDERLARLHDTDARFGFLLDIEGLCYGADRNDLKKKCENFGELYSSDVDGQQLYEEILACRMLLSRLTNMKISRPEELLEFIVQYGDESIFPNLRIAMQIMLTIAVSITSCERPFSKLKRILSYLKPTMGQDRLCDLALLSVEREETEKTDFDHIIDQFASVKGRKVQL, encoded by the exons GCTCTTTTGAAGTGGGTGTGCATTTCACAGGCAGgaagtgggctctgctggatccggaCCAAAGAGCGCTGCACagcaaagtcatggaggagatcTTTGCCGTGCTgccctctctgg CTGCTGGAATTCTGTTGGCAATACATTCTCAGCCACCTCTTTCTGGTGGAGTGGAAGAAGCATCTGCAAATCCGGATCAG GCTCTGGTGACCTTTggggaggtggctgtgcatttcacggaggaggagtgggctctgctggatccggaCCAAGTAGCCCTGCACAgggcagtcatggaggagaattttTGGAATGTTGCCACTCTGG caggtgacaggtgggagagggagaaggagggaaaagCTTTCGGAAGATTGTTGGGAGGTGCCAGATATGAAAACAGAGAACAAAAGAGAATGAAAACTGAagcaaaagagaagaggaggaatggaCCTTCTGCTTCTCAGCATGGTGACCTCCATGAAATCACAATGGAGCGGGGGAAGGAGGAAATAGCAGAGAGAAGTCTGTGCCCTGTGTATGAG AATACCATGATGCAACATTCCctcaagaagaagaaggaaagtgGAGCTGCAGGACGGAAGAGACGAAAGTTGGAGGCGGAGAACGCCAAGAAGTCGAGTGAGTTCTTCATGCCCGTCTCTGAAACGTGCAGAACAAGAAGTTCGACACGTTCCATGGAGTCGCCTGTACCTGCTACAATTTTGTTAGAAACCGAAGGTGGATCAAGTACAAATGCGTCacaaactgaggaggaggaggaggtcaagtTAGTTAAAATCGAGTATGACGCGATTAAGAGTGAGGCTGCCACAGAGAACGTAGACATGACAGGAAGGGAAGGTGGTGGTGATGTTGAGTTTATTGATGAGATTTTATCTGTCAAGATTGAACCTGACGACACTGAACCTAGTGAACTGGATGGTGTCAAAGAGCTTCAGACTGTCATACCAGAAGTGATTGAACAACATGACATTGGACTTCTGAAGTTCAACAAGTATACTGGAGAAGCAATTCTGACTGACGCATTGAgaacagaaataataaagctgGGTTCTAAGTATTTCCAGAACAGTGAGGGGCCTTTCCTACCAACAAATAACCGCTCAATGAACAAAACTTGGTTCAAGAGGAAATTGGGAAATGGTCATGGTGAGGAAATGACTCGCACATGGCTGGTCTATTCCCCTTCTAAAAGGTCTGCATTTTGTATCTGTTGTCTTCTCTATTCCCAGTCAGACCATCAATCCTCATTGGAGCAGGAAAGTGGATTCAACCACTGGAAAGCACCTGAAAGGCTTAATTCTCATGAAAATGCCAGGAATCATCGGGAGTGCTTCACAaagtggaaagaaatggaaagaaatttAGTTGGAAACGGAGGAGTTATTGACACCGTACATGAGTCACAGATTGTGAAGGAAAAGCAGAAGTGGCGGGATATCTTGACGAGAATCCTTCACTGCATACAATTCCTTGCGACTCAGAACCTGGCTTTGCGAGGACACAAGGAGTCACTTCAGCTAGAAGACGATGACTCTAGTGTAGGACATTTCCTTGGCTTACTGAAACTACTGGCCGTCTTTGACCCTGTCATGAAAGAACACCTCGCTCATGTGGAAAGTCATCCTGGATCCACGTCTTATCTTTCACCGGTTGTCCAGAATAAATTCATTCACTTGATGGCATCCACTGTTCGCCAGAGTCTACTAAGAAGCATTCGTAAAGCCAAGTACTATGGTCTCATGTTAGACTCTACTCCTGATCAGGCACACTGTGAGCAGATGTCAGAAGTAGTGAGATACGTGGAAGTTGATTTTGAGAGGAAAACAGTCCGTGTTAAAGAGTCGTTCCTTGGTTTTATCCAGGTAAGCCAGAAGGATGCTGAGAGCTTGGTTGAAGACATCTTGAAACAGTTAGAGAAGGACAAAATGGAGCTACAAGATTGTCGGTCACAGTGCTATGACAACGCTGCTGTGATGGCTGGACATAGTAGTGGTGTTTATCAAAGTTTAAGTGAGAAAAACAACCTGGCAGTGTTTGTGAATTGCGACAATCACTCACTCAACTTGGTGGGTGTACATGCAGCCAAACAGGATACAATGATGGTCATATTTTTTGGAACCATTGAAGCTCTCTACATGTTTTTCTCTCGCTCAACACAGCGCTGGGAAAAACTCAAAAACGCTGTTCCTGTGGTTAAGTCGGAGTCTGAAACCAGGTGGAGTGCAAGGACCGACGCAGTGAAGCCCGTCATCGTGTACCTTGAGGAGATACTTCAAGTTCTTCAGGACATGATAGACAATGAAAACGAGACCAGTGAAACAAGAAGTGATGCAAGGTTGCTGTACAACAGCATGTTGAGTTATGATTTTCTGACTTTGTTAGGATTCTGGAACAAAGTACTCATTCGCATTGACCGTATTCAGAAGAGGCTGCAGGATCCTAGCATGAACTTCCACAATACTGCCCTGTATTTGAAAGTCCTTCGAGATCATTTTGATGATGAAAGAGAAGTGTTGGTCAGTGAATCACTCGAAGAAGGGCTTGGTCTCTATCAAGAATGGAATATTGCAGTTGAAGGACGTCAGAGACGAAAGAAACGAATGGCTGGTGAGAACTCAAGAGATGCTGGGTTAACAGCTAAGGAGGAAATGGAAAGAGTCATGAAGGGAACACTCGACCGTTTTCACAGAGAAATGGATGAAAGGCTCGCTCGTTTGCACGACACTGATGCCAGGTTTGGGTTCCTTCTTGATATCGAGGGTCTTTGTTATGGTGCCGACAGGAATGACCTAAAGAAGAAGTGCGAAAATTTTGGCGAATTGTACAGCTCTGATGTTGATGGACAACAGCTATATGAAGAAATTTTGGCTTGCAGAATGTTGCTATCAAGGCTGACTAACATGAAAATATCAAGACCTGAAGAGCTTCTCGAATTTATTGTTCAGTATGGAGATGAGAGCATCTTCCCCAATCTTCGCATTGCTATGCAGATAATGCTAACCATCGCAGTTTCCATCACCAGCTGTGAGAGACCATTCAGCAAGTTAAAACGAATACTTTCGTATTTGAAACCCACCATGGGTCAAGACAGACTCTGTGACCTTGCTCTGCTGAGTGTAGAAAGAGAAGAAACTGAAAAAACTGACTTTGACCatatcatagaccaatttgcatcagtgaaaggaaggaaggtgcagttataa
- the LOC128347425 gene encoding uncharacterized protein LOC128347425 isoform X2: protein MEEIFAVLPSLAAGILLAIHSQPPLSGGVEEASANPDQALVTFGEVAVHFTEEEWALLDPDQVALHRAVMEENFWNVATLAGDRWEREKEGKAFGRLLGGARYENREQKRMKTEAKEKRRNGPSASQHGDLHEITMERGKEEIAERSLCPVYENTMMQHSLKKKKESGAAGRKRRKLEAENAKKSSEFFMPVSETCRTRSSTRSMESPVPATILLETEGGSSTNASQTEEEEEVKLVKIEYDAIKSEAATENVDMTGREGGGDVEFIDEILSVKIEPDDTEPSELDGVKELQTVIPEVIEQHDIGLLKFNKYTGEAILTDALRTEIIKLGSKYFQNSEGPFLPTNNRSMNKTWFKRKLGNGHGEEMTRTWLVYSPSKRSAFCICCLLYSQSDHQSSLEQESGFNHWKAPERLNSHENARNHRECFTKWKEMERNLVGNGGVIDTVHESQIVKEKQKWRDILTRILHCIQFLATQNLALRGHKESLQLEDDDSSVGHFLGLLKLLAVFDPVMKEHLAHVESHPGSTSYLSPVVQNKFIHLMASTVRQSLLRSIRKAKYYGLMLDSTPDQAHCEQMSEVVRYVEVDFERKTVRVKESFLGFIQVSQKDAESLVEDILKQLEKDKMELQDCRSQCYDNAAVMAGHSSGVYQSLSEKNNLAVFVNCDNHSLNLVGVHAAKQDTMMVIFFGTIEALYMFFSRSTQRWEKLKNAVPVVKSESETRWSARTDAVKPVIVYLEEILQVLQDMIDNENETSETRSDARLLYNSMLSYDFLTLLGFWNKVLIRIDRIQKRLQDPSMNFHNTALYLKVLRDHFDDEREVLVSESLEEGLGLYQEWNIAVEGRQRRKKRMAGENSRDAGLTAKEEMERVMKGTLDRFHREMDERLARLHDTDARFGFLLDIEGLCYGADRNDLKKKCENFGELYSSDVDGQQLYEEILACRMLLSRLTNMKISRPEELLEFIVQYGDESIFPNLRIAMQIMLTIAVSITSCERPFSKLKRILSYLKPTMGQDRLCDLALLSVEREETEKTDFDHIIDQFASVKGRKVQL from the exons atggaggagatcTTTGCCGTGCTgccctctctgg CTGCTGGAATTCTGTTGGCAATACATTCTCAGCCACCTCTTTCTGGTGGAGTGGAAGAAGCATCTGCAAATCCGGATCAG GCTCTGGTGACCTTTggggaggtggctgtgcatttcacggaggaggagtgggctctgctggatccggaCCAAGTAGCCCTGCACAgggcagtcatggaggagaattttTGGAATGTTGCCACTCTGG caggtgacaggtgggagagggagaaggagggaaaagCTTTCGGAAGATTGTTGGGAGGTGCCAGATATGAAAACAGAGAACAAAAGAGAATGAAAACTGAagcaaaagagaagaggaggaatggaCCTTCTGCTTCTCAGCATGGTGACCTCCATGAAATCACAATGGAGCGGGGGAAGGAGGAAATAGCAGAGAGAAGTCTGTGCCCTGTGTATGAG AATACCATGATGCAACATTCCctcaagaagaagaaggaaagtgGAGCTGCAGGACGGAAGAGACGAAAGTTGGAGGCGGAGAACGCCAAGAAGTCGAGTGAGTTCTTCATGCCCGTCTCTGAAACGTGCAGAACAAGAAGTTCGACACGTTCCATGGAGTCGCCTGTACCTGCTACAATTTTGTTAGAAACCGAAGGTGGATCAAGTACAAATGCGTCacaaactgaggaggaggaggaggtcaagtTAGTTAAAATCGAGTATGACGCGATTAAGAGTGAGGCTGCCACAGAGAACGTAGACATGACAGGAAGGGAAGGTGGTGGTGATGTTGAGTTTATTGATGAGATTTTATCTGTCAAGATTGAACCTGACGACACTGAACCTAGTGAACTGGATGGTGTCAAAGAGCTTCAGACTGTCATACCAGAAGTGATTGAACAACATGACATTGGACTTCTGAAGTTCAACAAGTATACTGGAGAAGCAATTCTGACTGACGCATTGAgaacagaaataataaagctgGGTTCTAAGTATTTCCAGAACAGTGAGGGGCCTTTCCTACCAACAAATAACCGCTCAATGAACAAAACTTGGTTCAAGAGGAAATTGGGAAATGGTCATGGTGAGGAAATGACTCGCACATGGCTGGTCTATTCCCCTTCTAAAAGGTCTGCATTTTGTATCTGTTGTCTTCTCTATTCCCAGTCAGACCATCAATCCTCATTGGAGCAGGAAAGTGGATTCAACCACTGGAAAGCACCTGAAAGGCTTAATTCTCATGAAAATGCCAGGAATCATCGGGAGTGCTTCACAaagtggaaagaaatggaaagaaatttAGTTGGAAACGGAGGAGTTATTGACACCGTACATGAGTCACAGATTGTGAAGGAAAAGCAGAAGTGGCGGGATATCTTGACGAGAATCCTTCACTGCATACAATTCCTTGCGACTCAGAACCTGGCTTTGCGAGGACACAAGGAGTCACTTCAGCTAGAAGACGATGACTCTAGTGTAGGACATTTCCTTGGCTTACTGAAACTACTGGCCGTCTTTGACCCTGTCATGAAAGAACACCTCGCTCATGTGGAAAGTCATCCTGGATCCACGTCTTATCTTTCACCGGTTGTCCAGAATAAATTCATTCACTTGATGGCATCCACTGTTCGCCAGAGTCTACTAAGAAGCATTCGTAAAGCCAAGTACTATGGTCTCATGTTAGACTCTACTCCTGATCAGGCACACTGTGAGCAGATGTCAGAAGTAGTGAGATACGTGGAAGTTGATTTTGAGAGGAAAACAGTCCGTGTTAAAGAGTCGTTCCTTGGTTTTATCCAGGTAAGCCAGAAGGATGCTGAGAGCTTGGTTGAAGACATCTTGAAACAGTTAGAGAAGGACAAAATGGAGCTACAAGATTGTCGGTCACAGTGCTATGACAACGCTGCTGTGATGGCTGGACATAGTAGTGGTGTTTATCAAAGTTTAAGTGAGAAAAACAACCTGGCAGTGTTTGTGAATTGCGACAATCACTCACTCAACTTGGTGGGTGTACATGCAGCCAAACAGGATACAATGATGGTCATATTTTTTGGAACCATTGAAGCTCTCTACATGTTTTTCTCTCGCTCAACACAGCGCTGGGAAAAACTCAAAAACGCTGTTCCTGTGGTTAAGTCGGAGTCTGAAACCAGGTGGAGTGCAAGGACCGACGCAGTGAAGCCCGTCATCGTGTACCTTGAGGAGATACTTCAAGTTCTTCAGGACATGATAGACAATGAAAACGAGACCAGTGAAACAAGAAGTGATGCAAGGTTGCTGTACAACAGCATGTTGAGTTATGATTTTCTGACTTTGTTAGGATTCTGGAACAAAGTACTCATTCGCATTGACCGTATTCAGAAGAGGCTGCAGGATCCTAGCATGAACTTCCACAATACTGCCCTGTATTTGAAAGTCCTTCGAGATCATTTTGATGATGAAAGAGAAGTGTTGGTCAGTGAATCACTCGAAGAAGGGCTTGGTCTCTATCAAGAATGGAATATTGCAGTTGAAGGACGTCAGAGACGAAAGAAACGAATGGCTGGTGAGAACTCAAGAGATGCTGGGTTAACAGCTAAGGAGGAAATGGAAAGAGTCATGAAGGGAACACTCGACCGTTTTCACAGAGAAATGGATGAAAGGCTCGCTCGTTTGCACGACACTGATGCCAGGTTTGGGTTCCTTCTTGATATCGAGGGTCTTTGTTATGGTGCCGACAGGAATGACCTAAAGAAGAAGTGCGAAAATTTTGGCGAATTGTACAGCTCTGATGTTGATGGACAACAGCTATATGAAGAAATTTTGGCTTGCAGAATGTTGCTATCAAGGCTGACTAACATGAAAATATCAAGACCTGAAGAGCTTCTCGAATTTATTGTTCAGTATGGAGATGAGAGCATCTTCCCCAATCTTCGCATTGCTATGCAGATAATGCTAACCATCGCAGTTTCCATCACCAGCTGTGAGAGACCATTCAGCAAGTTAAAACGAATACTTTCGTATTTGAAACCCACCATGGGTCAAGACAGACTCTGTGACCTTGCTCTGCTGAGTGTAGAAAGAGAAGAAACTGAAAAAACTGACTTTGACCatatcatagaccaatttgcatcagtgaaaggaaggaaggtgcagttataa